A genomic window from Pocillopora verrucosa isolate sample1 chromosome 7, ASM3666991v2, whole genome shotgun sequence includes:
- the LOC131792944 gene encoding N-terminal kinase-like protein isoform X1 — translation MQGLWSLIGKIGTGAAQNFPYEIGEKAGSLADKSVWTLHEGKKKGTGEAVSVFIHDVKSSSEDKVQTAKLALRRLKTLRHPNIVRYIDGLESDTVIYLVTEPVQPLEVLLSEDENSKADFAISWGLHQITAGLSFLINDCSLIHGNVCMASVFVDIAGEWKLGGVDYLKPVDPPSNTEEPDLPRLPVLQVYEPPEGRKYSKGNKKAEKWSADMWGLGCLIWEVFNGPLSRTGALKSVGKIPKNLVTDYVQLVGANPKSRPNPAKFLQECRTQGHYLKNSFVDANLFLQELQIKEQKEQKQFFQSLSSSLDLFPQQYCKHRILPQLLNAYEYGSAGSAVLGPLFKVGKLLDTDEYQQKIVPCVVKLFSSTDRATRIHLLQQLDNFVQHLKPSTVDEQIFPHVALGFGDTIPAMREQTVKSMLLLASKLSEKTINNQLLKYFAKLQMDQEPGIRTNTTVCLGKIAVHLPLATRQKVLIPAFLRALRDPFPPARIAGVMGFFASAEYFSLKESALKILPALCTLTVDPERKVRDQVFKVIKVFLTKTEKASEDPESTMNQAEAEQTPESTAAGSSWTGWAVSSLTSKLYRGGSASGGITEPADKSEPGKGTHPVGETDDSKMRKEIRPGVKQATGGDKDEDSGSDSSGKWSGNEWNGRDWNDGQEPDMGDLKSDLLAAKEEIAALQNAKELSYLRRPANLAAEDDGAESGSDYGDWGENDDWSVDSFSPPSSFTSKSSLSRPENKKAVQQARAKSTLQKPSRFDQETSLLEMLDENSGQVPAAAPDCVGDTRAPKIKSKAVQSALKSSQRSKAKCNTDNPPQLTEAEGDAWDVGDWGSFEEPTSSAPGTQSNTKSALGDEWGQGEKDAPDWSQDKSSKAELLKKRREERRQRLQAQKDKRATGGKGPMKLGAVKMQ, via the exons ATGCAGGGGCTATGGAGCTTAATAGGAAAGATTGGCACTGGTGCTGCTCAAAATTTTCCCTACGAGATTGGTGAAAAAGCAGGGAGCCTAGCGGACAAGTCTGTGTGGACACTacatgaagggaaaaaaaaa GGTACTGGAGAAGCTGTGTCTGTGTTTATTCACGATGTCAAGTCATCTTCAGAGGACAAG GTTCAAACAGCCAAGTTAGCCCTCAGAAGACTGAAAACTCTTCGACATCCTAATATTGTGAGGTATATTGATGGTCTTGAG TCTGATACAGTTATTTATCTGGTGACAGAGCCTGTTCAACCACTGGAAGTACTACTAAGCGAAGATGAGAACTCAAAGGCTGATTTTGCCATTTCTTGGGGATTGCATCAAATAACA gcTGGTCTCAGTTTTCTGATAAATGATTGCAGTTTGATTCATGGTAATGTGTGCATGGCATCAGTGTTTGTAGATATTGCAGGCGAGTGGAAGCTTGGTGGCGTTGATTACCTTAAACCTGTTGATCCACCATCAAACACTGAAGAACCTGATCTACCTAGACTGCCCGTTTTACAAGTTTATGAACCTCCAGAGGGAAGAAAATATAGTAAAGGCAACAAGAAGGCTGAAAAATG GTCAGCAGATATGTGGGGTCTTGGATGTCTGATCTGGGAAGTGTTCAATGGTCCGTTGTCCAGGACAGGTGCCTTGAAGTCTGTTGGAAAGATTCCAAAGAACTTGGTTACAGACTATGTACAACTTGTAGGTGCTAATCCTAAGAGCAGACCAAACCCAGCAAAATTTCTACAGGAATGTCGAACTCAAGGCCATTACCTTAAAAACAGCTTTGTTGATGCTAATTTGTTCTTACAAGAATTGCAG ATAAAGGAGCAAAAAGAACAGAAGCAATTCTTTCAATCTCTCAGCTCATCATTAGACCTGTTTCCTCAACAATATTGCAAGCACAGAATTCTTCCTCAATTGCTGAATGCTTATGAATATGGATCAGCTGGTTCTGCTGTCTTAGGGCCACTGTTCAAA GTTGGTAAACTCTTGGATACAGATGAATATCAACAGAAAATTGTGCCATGTGTGGTCAAACTGTTTTCATCCACAGATAGGGCAACACGCATCCACTTATTACAACAG CTTGATAATTTTGTACAACACTTGAAGCCATCTACAGTGGATGAGCAGATCTTTCCTCATGTTGCTTTGGGATTTGGTGACACTATTCCAGCCATGAGAGAGCAGACAGTCAAG TCCATGTTGCTTCTTGCTTCAAAATTAAGTGAAAAGACAATTAATAATCAGctgttgaaatattttgcaaaacttCAAATGGATCAAGAG cctGGCATCAGAACAAACACCACAGTTTGTCTGGGAAAAATTGCAGTGCACCTCCCACTAGCT ACACGGCAAAAGGTACTGATTCCAGCATTCTTGCGTGCCTTACGGGACCCTTTTCCTCCTGCTCGTATAGCTGGTGTGATGGGTTTCTTTGCCTCAGCTGAGTATTTCAGTTTAAAAGAGAGTGCACTCAAGATCTTACCAGCTTTGTGTACTCTGACTGTGGACCCAGAACGGAAAGTCAGAGATCAG GTTTTTAAAGTTATCAAGGTGTTTCTGACAAAGACTGAAAAAGCTTCAGAGGATCCAGAATCTACTATGAATCAGGCTG AAGCTGAACAAACCCCAGAGTCAACAGCTGCAGGCAGCTCCTGGACTGGCTGGGCTGTCAGCTCCCTAACATCAAAGCTGTACCGAGGAGGAAGTGCCTCGGGAGGAATCACTGAACCTGCAGACAAGAGTGAGCCTGGAAAAGGTACCCACCCAG TTGGGGAAACAGATGACAGTAAAATGAGAAAGGAAATTCGTCCAGGTGTGAAACAGGCAACAGGCGGAGATAAAGATGAGGACTCAGGGAGTGACTCTAGTGGCAAGTGGAGTGGGAACGAGTGGAATGGGCGCGATTGGAATGATGGACAG GAACCTGATATGGGCGATCTAAAGAGTGATCTACTAGCTGCGAAAGAGGAAATTGCAGCTTTGCAGAATGCAAAAGAGCTGTCG TATCTCAGACGCCCTGCAAATCTTGCGGCGGAAGACGACGGAGCGGAAAGTGGAAGCGACTATGGTGACTGGGGAGAGAATGATGATTGGTCAGTTGACAGTTTTTCTCCGCCATCTTCCTTTACAAGTAAATCCTCCCTGAGTAgacctgaaaacaaaaag GCTGTTCAGCAAGCAAGAGCAAAATCAACGCTGCAGAAGCCTTCGCGCTTTGATCAAGAAACCTCATTATTAGAAATGCTGGACGAAAATTCCGGTCAGGTGCCAGCTGCAGCCCCCGACTGCGTTGGTGATACGCGTGCTCCAAAG ATCAAAAGTAAAGCTGTTCAAAGTGCTTTGAAGTCGTCTCAACGAAGCAAAGCGAAGTGCAATACTGACAACCCTCCTCAGCTTACGGAGGCTGAAGGAGATGCGTGGGATGTAGGAGACTGGGGATCATTTGAAGAACCTACCAGCAGTGCACCTGGTACACAGTCAAATACTAAAAGCGCCCTGGGTGATGAGTGGGGTCAGGGTGAGAAGGATGCGCCGGACTGGAGCCAAGACAAGTCCAGTAAAGCGGAACTCTTGAAAAAGAGGAGAGAGGAAAGGCGGCAGCGACTGCAGGCTCAAAAGGATAAGCGAGCCACAGGAGGGAAAGGACCAATGAAGCTTGGAGCTGTTAAAATGCAATGA
- the LOC131792944 gene encoding N-terminal kinase-like protein isoform X2: protein MQGLWSLIGKIGTGAAQNFPYEIGEKAGSLADKSVWTLHEGKKKGTGEAVSVFIHDVKSSSEDKVQTAKLALRRLKTLRHPNIVRYIDGLESDTVIYLVTEPVQPLEVLLSEDENSKADFAISWGLHQITAGLSFLINDCSLIHGNVCMASVFVDIAGEWKLGGVDYLKPVDPPSNTEEPDLPRLPVLQVYEPPEGRKYSKGNKKAEKWSADMWGLGCLIWEVFNGPLSRTGALKSVGKIPKNLVTDYVQLVGANPKSRPNPAKFLQECRTQGHYLKNSFVDANLFLQELQIKEQKEQKQFFQSLSSSLDLFPQQYCKHRILPQLLNAYEYGSAGSAVLGPLFKVGKLLDTDEYQQKIVPCVVKLFSSTDRATRIHLLQQLDNFVQHLKPSTVDEQIFPHVALGFGDTIPAMREQTVKSMLLLASKLSEKTINNQLLKYFAKLQMDQEPGIRTNTTVCLGKIAVHLPLATRQKVLIPAFLRALRDPFPPARIAGVMGFFASAEYFSLKESALKILPALCTLTVDPERKVRDQVFKVIKVFLTKTEKASEDPESTMNQAAEQTPESTAAGSSWTGWAVSSLTSKLYRGGSASGGITEPADKSEPGKGTHPVGETDDSKMRKEIRPGVKQATGGDKDEDSGSDSSGKWSGNEWNGRDWNDGQEPDMGDLKSDLLAAKEEIAALQNAKELSYLRRPANLAAEDDGAESGSDYGDWGENDDWSVDSFSPPSSFTSKSSLSRPENKKAVQQARAKSTLQKPSRFDQETSLLEMLDENSGQVPAAAPDCVGDTRAPKIKSKAVQSALKSSQRSKAKCNTDNPPQLTEAEGDAWDVGDWGSFEEPTSSAPGTQSNTKSALGDEWGQGEKDAPDWSQDKSSKAELLKKRREERRQRLQAQKDKRATGGKGPMKLGAVKMQ, encoded by the exons ATGCAGGGGCTATGGAGCTTAATAGGAAAGATTGGCACTGGTGCTGCTCAAAATTTTCCCTACGAGATTGGTGAAAAAGCAGGGAGCCTAGCGGACAAGTCTGTGTGGACACTacatgaagggaaaaaaaaa GGTACTGGAGAAGCTGTGTCTGTGTTTATTCACGATGTCAAGTCATCTTCAGAGGACAAG GTTCAAACAGCCAAGTTAGCCCTCAGAAGACTGAAAACTCTTCGACATCCTAATATTGTGAGGTATATTGATGGTCTTGAG TCTGATACAGTTATTTATCTGGTGACAGAGCCTGTTCAACCACTGGAAGTACTACTAAGCGAAGATGAGAACTCAAAGGCTGATTTTGCCATTTCTTGGGGATTGCATCAAATAACA gcTGGTCTCAGTTTTCTGATAAATGATTGCAGTTTGATTCATGGTAATGTGTGCATGGCATCAGTGTTTGTAGATATTGCAGGCGAGTGGAAGCTTGGTGGCGTTGATTACCTTAAACCTGTTGATCCACCATCAAACACTGAAGAACCTGATCTACCTAGACTGCCCGTTTTACAAGTTTATGAACCTCCAGAGGGAAGAAAATATAGTAAAGGCAACAAGAAGGCTGAAAAATG GTCAGCAGATATGTGGGGTCTTGGATGTCTGATCTGGGAAGTGTTCAATGGTCCGTTGTCCAGGACAGGTGCCTTGAAGTCTGTTGGAAAGATTCCAAAGAACTTGGTTACAGACTATGTACAACTTGTAGGTGCTAATCCTAAGAGCAGACCAAACCCAGCAAAATTTCTACAGGAATGTCGAACTCAAGGCCATTACCTTAAAAACAGCTTTGTTGATGCTAATTTGTTCTTACAAGAATTGCAG ATAAAGGAGCAAAAAGAACAGAAGCAATTCTTTCAATCTCTCAGCTCATCATTAGACCTGTTTCCTCAACAATATTGCAAGCACAGAATTCTTCCTCAATTGCTGAATGCTTATGAATATGGATCAGCTGGTTCTGCTGTCTTAGGGCCACTGTTCAAA GTTGGTAAACTCTTGGATACAGATGAATATCAACAGAAAATTGTGCCATGTGTGGTCAAACTGTTTTCATCCACAGATAGGGCAACACGCATCCACTTATTACAACAG CTTGATAATTTTGTACAACACTTGAAGCCATCTACAGTGGATGAGCAGATCTTTCCTCATGTTGCTTTGGGATTTGGTGACACTATTCCAGCCATGAGAGAGCAGACAGTCAAG TCCATGTTGCTTCTTGCTTCAAAATTAAGTGAAAAGACAATTAATAATCAGctgttgaaatattttgcaaaacttCAAATGGATCAAGAG cctGGCATCAGAACAAACACCACAGTTTGTCTGGGAAAAATTGCAGTGCACCTCCCACTAGCT ACACGGCAAAAGGTACTGATTCCAGCATTCTTGCGTGCCTTACGGGACCCTTTTCCTCCTGCTCGTATAGCTGGTGTGATGGGTTTCTTTGCCTCAGCTGAGTATTTCAGTTTAAAAGAGAGTGCACTCAAGATCTTACCAGCTTTGTGTACTCTGACTGTGGACCCAGAACGGAAAGTCAGAGATCAG GTTTTTAAAGTTATCAAGGTGTTTCTGACAAAGACTGAAAAAGCTTCAGAGGATCCAGAATCTACTATGAATCAGGCTG CTGAACAAACCCCAGAGTCAACAGCTGCAGGCAGCTCCTGGACTGGCTGGGCTGTCAGCTCCCTAACATCAAAGCTGTACCGAGGAGGAAGTGCCTCGGGAGGAATCACTGAACCTGCAGACAAGAGTGAGCCTGGAAAAGGTACCCACCCAG TTGGGGAAACAGATGACAGTAAAATGAGAAAGGAAATTCGTCCAGGTGTGAAACAGGCAACAGGCGGAGATAAAGATGAGGACTCAGGGAGTGACTCTAGTGGCAAGTGGAGTGGGAACGAGTGGAATGGGCGCGATTGGAATGATGGACAG GAACCTGATATGGGCGATCTAAAGAGTGATCTACTAGCTGCGAAAGAGGAAATTGCAGCTTTGCAGAATGCAAAAGAGCTGTCG TATCTCAGACGCCCTGCAAATCTTGCGGCGGAAGACGACGGAGCGGAAAGTGGAAGCGACTATGGTGACTGGGGAGAGAATGATGATTGGTCAGTTGACAGTTTTTCTCCGCCATCTTCCTTTACAAGTAAATCCTCCCTGAGTAgacctgaaaacaaaaag GCTGTTCAGCAAGCAAGAGCAAAATCAACGCTGCAGAAGCCTTCGCGCTTTGATCAAGAAACCTCATTATTAGAAATGCTGGACGAAAATTCCGGTCAGGTGCCAGCTGCAGCCCCCGACTGCGTTGGTGATACGCGTGCTCCAAAG ATCAAAAGTAAAGCTGTTCAAAGTGCTTTGAAGTCGTCTCAACGAAGCAAAGCGAAGTGCAATACTGACAACCCTCCTCAGCTTACGGAGGCTGAAGGAGATGCGTGGGATGTAGGAGACTGGGGATCATTTGAAGAACCTACCAGCAGTGCACCTGGTACACAGTCAAATACTAAAAGCGCCCTGGGTGATGAGTGGGGTCAGGGTGAGAAGGATGCGCCGGACTGGAGCCAAGACAAGTCCAGTAAAGCGGAACTCTTGAAAAAGAGGAGAGAGGAAAGGCGGCAGCGACTGCAGGCTCAAAAGGATAAGCGAGCCACAGGAGGGAAAGGACCAATGAAGCTTGGAGCTGTTAAAATGCAATGA